A portion of the Moraxella ovis genome contains these proteins:
- a CDS encoding LysR family transcriptional regulator encodes MLEIRHLQMLSMLARHGSLATTADELNLTASAISHQLKELESFYDISLVNRRMRPVSFTPAGKLLLQLADSILPQVARTKSDIKRLAHGQAGQLRLASECHSCFDWLMPILNVYRKEYSDVELDFTSGFEPEPHQMLIDGDIDLLITASNLPIEGILYEPLFTYESRLVLSPSHLLASHNTIEPKDLIDETLIAYPVEQKRLDIIAKFLEPNGAMPKQIRTTELTAMLIQLVASERGVAALPDWVASEYEKKGWVVSRPLGAGVYCQLYAAIRSDSQELAYMKGFLSLLENIQKP; translated from the coding sequence ATGCTAGAAATCCGTCATCTGCAAATGCTCTCTATGCTGGCTCGTCATGGCTCACTGGCGACCACCGCCGATGAGCTAAATCTGACCGCATCCGCCATCTCTCATCAGCTCAAAGAACTTGAAAGTTTTTATGACATATCTTTGGTGAATCGTCGCATGCGCCCTGTGAGCTTCACGCCTGCAGGCAAACTCTTACTGCAGCTGGCCGACAGCATTCTACCGCAGGTCGCCCGCACCAAATCCGACATCAAACGACTGGCACACGGTCAGGCAGGGCAATTAAGGCTTGCCAGTGAATGCCATAGCTGTTTTGATTGGCTAATGCCAATTTTAAACGTTTATCGTAAAGAATACAGCGATGTTGAGCTGGACTTTACCTCAGGGTTTGAGCCTGAACCACATCAGATGCTCATTGATGGCGACATCGACTTACTGATCACCGCAAGCAACTTACCCATTGAAGGCATCCTGTACGAGCCGCTATTTACTTATGAAAGCCGTCTGGTGCTCTCGCCTTCACATCTGCTAGCCAGTCATAACACCATCGAACCCAAGGACCTCATCGATGAGACTCTCATCGCCTATCCTGTAGAACAAAAACGCCTAGACATTATTGCTAAATTCTTAGAGCCTAATGGCGCCATGCCAAAACAAATACGCACAACTGAACTTACTGCCATGCTCATACAGCTGGTCGCCAGTGAACGCGGTGTGGCGGCACTACCTGACTGGGTGGCAAGCGAATACGAGAAAAAAGGCTGGGTGGTCAGCCGCCCACTGGGCGCTGGCGTGTACTGCCAACTGTACGCCGCAATTCGTAGCGACAGTCAGGAACTGGCTTATATGAAAGGTTTTCTAAGCTTACTAGAAAACATCCAAAAACCCTAA